A single region of the Silene latifolia isolate original U9 population chromosome 8, ASM4854445v1, whole genome shotgun sequence genome encodes:
- the LOC141594075 gene encoding cytosolic sulfotransferase 5-like, with amino-acid sequence MNKNETHNDIPIIISQEELESLKQSLPHVSSTNNKMELINYQGFWIPESLLARILQLQRHFLARDSDLIITGLPKTGITWLKSLLFTIVNRAIYPVNQNPLLKNHPQELVYNLESDIYGEAFEYPRPQHLVELPSPRLLSTHLPYTSLPESMRTSNCRLLYICRNPLDALTSLFHFGMSYLKNTNSKEILRFEDLFDDFCAGRTIHGPFFEHVITYWKMSLEHPEKVLFLKYEDLKDDPKHHLKRVVEFIGMPFTPFEKSQSIIDQIIEFCSIGNMKELEVNKSGVINKFFEKKSYFRKGEVGEWRNYFTPLMVEKMTKLMEEKLEGTGLTFKLIL; translated from the coding sequence ATGAATAAGAACGAAACACATAACGATATACCAATAATAATCTCCCAAGAAGAACTTGAAAGCCTCAAACAAAGCCTTCCACATGTTTCTTCCACCAACAATAAAATGGAACTAATAAACTACCAAGGCTTCTGGATCCCTGAATCACTTTTGGCTCGGATTCTCCAGCTTCAAAGACATTTCCTAGCTCGAGATAGCGATCTCATTATTACCGGCCTACCAAAAACCGGCATCACATGGTTAAAATCTTTACTTTTCACAATTGTCAACCGTGCAATATACCCCGTTAATCAAAACCCTTTACTAAAAAATCACCCGCAAGAGCTTGTATACAACCTAGAGAGTGACATTTACGGAGAGGCTTTTGAATACCCTCGGCCTCAGCATCTTGTTGAGCTTCCCTCTCCAAGACTTCTTAGCACCCACTTGCCCTACACGTCGCTCCCTGAATCGATGAGGACATCTAATTGTCGACTTTTATATATATGTCGGAATCCCTTAGACGCACTCACCTCGCTTTTTCACTTTGGAATGAGCTACCTTAAGAATACAAATAGCAAAGAGATACTTCGTTTCGAGGATCTATTTGATGATTTTTGTGCAGGCAGAACCATTCACGGCCCGTTTTTCGAGCACGTGATCACGTATTGGAAAATGAGCTTAGAACATCCCGAAAAAGTGTTGTTTCTTAAGTACGAGGATCTTAAGGATGACCCGAAACACCATTTAAAAAGGGTGGTGGAATTTATAGGTATGCCTTTTACTCCATTTGAGAAAAGTCAAAGTATCATTGACCAAATAATAGAGTTTTGTAGCATTGGAAATATGAAGGAATTGGAAGTCAACAAGAGTGGAGTCATCAATAAGTTTTTTGAGAAGAAGAGTTATTTTAGGAAAGGAGAGGTAGGAGAGTGGAGAAACTATTTCACACCACTCATGGTCGAGAAGATGACtaaacttatggaagaaaaactcGAAGGAACGGGATTAACCTTTAAATTAATTCTATAA
- the LOC141594607 gene encoding uncharacterized protein LOC141594607 produces MGEMQDEGDDIDEGADIDEGEHADIINEQDEGADIGNEQDERADGEIDQERVQEYDITSLERDPGIRPPIGTYPLNERDNVRRAYVAYGPNQPYLAEYPSTKDGNQGRKFCRRWFKEWNWLEYSLKEDKAYCFPCFLFDNYPSRHPSFTEVGFNGWKNVMSKHSGVLFHVGGVMSIHNANVRKWENLRNPSRHIERVISRLSSQEIARNRLRLVATIEVVRLLARQGCSFRGHDESVTSLNGGNFDAVLDAFRGLNNEIKIVTDDGPGNAKYTC; encoded by the coding sequence ATGGGAGAAATGCAAGACGAAGGGGATGACATAGATGAAGGGGCTGACATAGATGAAGGGGAACATGCTGACATAATAAATGAGCAAGATGAAGGGGCTGACATAGGAAATGAGCAAGATGAAAGGGCAGATGGCGAAATTGATCAAGAAAGGGTTCAGGAATACGATATCACATCACTTGAACGGGATCCTGGAATACGTCCTCCTATAGGTACATATCCTTTGAATGAGCGTGATAATGTTCGTAGAGCTTATGTGGCATATGGTCCTAATCAACCATATTTGGCGGAATATCCAAGTACTAAGGATGGAAATCAAGGGCGAAAATTTTGTCGCAGGTGGTTTAAAGAGTGGAATTGGCttgagtattcacttaaggaagaTAAAGCATATTGTTTCCCTTGTTTCTTATTTGATAATTACCCATCTCGACATCCATCTTTTACTGAAGTTGGATTTAATGGTTGGAAGAATGTGATGTCTAAACACTCAGGCGTCTTATTTCATGTAGGAGGCGTGATGTCAATACACAACGCCAATGTACGCAAGTGGGAAAACCTGAGAAATCCTTCTAGACATATAGAGAGAGTGATTAGCAGACTATCCTCACAAGAAATAGCAAGAAACCGACTTCGTCTTGTTGCTACTATTGAGGTTGTAAGGTTGTTGGCACGTCAAGGATGTTCTTTTAGAGGTCATGATGAATCGGTTACTTCTCTCAATGGTGGAAATTTTGACGCAGTATTGGATGCTTTCAGAGGCTTGAATAATGAGATTAAAATAGTAACAGACGATGGTCCAGGAAATGCCAAGTATACTTGTTAA
- the LOC141594608 gene encoding uncharacterized protein LOC141594608, with protein sequence MKTTDFLCQALQRKDTDILNALHSLVITKEKLKDMRENGWDKLIGKVKAFCSEHDICMPDMSAPYKKRMRSCEKDITNEHYYRFDILNVVIDFQVEELDTRFTDSSKEILTLGASFDPRHNFRAFNSEDVCKLALKYYPSDFSSNDMRALDLEYGFFVADIQKDPRFENTTSSDLCRRMVEFDKSWLYPMIYRLICLLLTLPVSTATTERAFSSMNIIKNKLRNKMNDEFLDDLMVLYIERTFAGTINNDDVIAEFELSGTRRVKFS encoded by the coding sequence ATGAAAACTACCGATTTTTTATGTCAAGCACTGCAAAGAAAAGACACTGATATATTGAATGCGCTACACTCTCTTGTGATTACGAAAGAGAAACTTAAAGATATGAGAGAAAATGGCTGGGATAAGCTGATTGGGAAGGTTAAAGCATTTTGTTCTGAGCATGATATTTGTATGCCAGATATGTCGGCTCCTTACAAGAAAAGGATGAGAAGCTGTGAAAAGGATATAACAAATGAACATTATTATCGTTTTGACATACTTAATGTTGTGATAGACTTTCAGGTGGAAGAACTTGATACCAGATTTACGGATAGTTCTAAGGAGATTCTGACTCTTGGCGCTTCATTTGATCCACGTCACAATTTCCGAGCATTCAATAGTGAAGATGTGTGCAAACTCGCTCTGAAATATTATCCTTCAGACTTTTCATCAAATGACATGCGTGCTCTAGATCTAGAGTATGGGTTCTTTGTAGCGGATATTCAAAAAGATCCAAGATTTGAAAATACGACTTCATCAGATTTGTGTCGACGGATGGTTGAGTTTGATAAAAGTTGGCTTTATCCTATGATTTATCGATTGATTTGTCTTCTCTTGACTCTTCCTGTTTCAACCGCAACAACGGAGAGAGCATTTTCAAGTATGAACATCATCAAAAACAAACTTCGAAATAAGATGAATGATGAATTTCTCGATGATTTAATGGTTCTTTATATTGAGAGGACATTTGCAGGAACTATCAACAATGATGACGTAATTGCTGAATTTGAGCTTAGTGGAACCCGTAGGGTAAAGTTTAGTTAG